A stretch of the Microbispora sp. ZYX-F-249 genome encodes the following:
- a CDS encoding LutC/YkgG family protein, which translates to MSSRDLILARVRRALAGVPDAGITRAYRGPSAAPGEIRLYEERVRDYRAVVHVVDEAGVAGRVARSLAGRGARRIVVPGGFPPRWFAAEGVEAVADDPPLSAADLDAVDGVVTTCAVAIAETGTIVLDTGPGQGRRALTLVPDYHLCVVRAAQIVAAVPDAVARLDPARPLTWISGPSATSDIELNRVEGVHGPRTLEVLIVR; encoded by the coding sequence ATGAGCTCCCGCGACCTGATCCTCGCCCGGGTCCGCCGCGCCCTGGCGGGCGTGCCCGACGCCGGGATCACCCGCGCCTACCGCGGGCCGTCCGCGGCCCCGGGCGAGATCCGCCTGTACGAGGAGCGGGTCCGCGACTACCGCGCCGTGGTCCACGTGGTGGACGAGGCGGGCGTGGCCGGGCGCGTCGCGCGGTCCCTCGCCGGGCGCGGGGCCCGCAGGATCGTCGTGCCCGGAGGGTTCCCCCCGCGGTGGTTCGCCGCAGAGGGTGTGGAAGCGGTCGCGGACGACCCGCCGCTGAGCGCCGCCGACCTCGACGCGGTGGACGGTGTGGTGACGACCTGCGCGGTCGCGATCGCCGAGACCGGCACGATCGTCCTCGACACCGGGCCGGGCCAGGGCCGGCGGGCGCTCACGCTGGTGCCCGACTACCACCTGTGCGTGGTGCGCGCCGCGCAGATCGTCGCGGCGGTGCCGGACGCCGTCGCCCGACTCGACCCCGCGCGGCCCCTGACCTGGATCAGCGGTCCCTCGGCGACCAGCGACATCGAGCTGAACCGGGTCGAGGGCGTCCACGGCCCCCGCACGCTCGAAGTGCTGATCGTGCGCTGA
- a CDS encoding baeRF2 domain-containing protein, which yields MRLDFIRGLYERSGPYASVYVDTDRSSEGAANVVQRRWAQLRDRLAEEGAPASALEPIGELMLDPVWAAPGRAVFAREGEVVLTEALAHRPRRQTARWSPLPHVVPLLAQRGEHVPHIEVLADRAGGEVVVVADGRRRELTVEVAEGPLQKTGAGGWSQGNFEREVEETWRRNAVAVAEVVEKEAHGIGAEVVVLAGDPKARSLVTDYLAKDVVRRLTVAEHGSRAPGADLDHFRREVEGACRAWTDRRCEELLNTYAAGNAVTGLTETARALRDRRVGAVLMHDDPSSTATMWIGPEPTQLSTDPTELTAWGVERPVRERADAALARAVAATDAELWFVPRIESPDGIGALLRF from the coding sequence GTGAGACTGGACTTCATCCGCGGGCTGTACGAGCGGAGCGGCCCGTACGCCTCGGTATACGTGGACACCGACCGGTCGTCCGAGGGCGCGGCCAACGTGGTCCAGCGCCGCTGGGCCCAGCTCAGGGACCGGCTCGCCGAGGAGGGCGCGCCGGCCTCGGCCCTCGAGCCCATCGGCGAGCTCATGCTCGACCCGGTGTGGGCCGCGCCGGGGCGCGCGGTCTTCGCCAGGGAGGGCGAGGTCGTGCTCACCGAGGCGCTCGCCCATCGTCCGCGCCGGCAGACCGCGCGGTGGTCGCCGCTCCCCCACGTGGTGCCGTTGCTCGCGCAGCGCGGCGAGCACGTGCCGCACATCGAGGTGCTGGCCGACCGCGCCGGCGGCGAGGTGGTCGTCGTGGCCGACGGGCGGCGGCGGGAGCTGACGGTGGAGGTAGCGGAGGGGCCGCTCCAGAAGACCGGGGCGGGCGGCTGGTCGCAGGGCAACTTCGAGCGGGAGGTCGAGGAGACCTGGCGCCGCAACGCCGTGGCCGTCGCCGAGGTCGTGGAGAAGGAGGCGCACGGCATCGGCGCGGAGGTCGTGGTGCTGGCCGGCGATCCCAAGGCCCGCTCGCTCGTGACCGACTACCTCGCCAAGGACGTCGTACGGCGGCTGACGGTGGCCGAGCACGGCAGCCGGGCCCCGGGCGCCGACCTGGACCACTTCCGGCGGGAGGTCGAAGGCGCCTGCCGGGCCTGGACCGACCGGCGCTGCGAGGAGCTGCTGAACACGTACGCGGCGGGCAACGCCGTGACGGGGCTCACGGAGACGGCACGGGCGCTGCGCGACCGGCGGGTGGGCGCGGTGCTGATGCACGACGACCCGTCCTCCACGGCCACGATGTGGATCGGGCCCGAGCCCACGCAGCTGTCCACCGATCCCACGGAGCTGACCGCCTGGGGGGTCGAGCGGCCCGTGCGGGAACGCGCCGACGCCGCCCTCGCGCGGGCGGTGGCCGCGACCGACGCCGAGCTGTGGTTCGTCCCGCGCATCGAGTCGCCGGACGGCATCGGGGCGCTGCTGCGCTTCTGA
- a CDS encoding DUF2795 domain-containing protein, with the protein MSIQRGSDKHGRRLDEEQKHETQGLVQGAGRTRVEEWREPEPTQQPEEDMSPPRRHPPGREPGTPLGITPADVERRSHLATWLSDAGFPADPAKLLAHAEHKNAPDAVIDAVRRLPEMTFHNIAEVAEALGLGVERQRW; encoded by the coding sequence ATGAGTATCCAGCGCGGCAGCGACAAACACGGCCGCCGGCTCGACGAGGAGCAGAAGCACGAGACGCAAGGCCTCGTGCAGGGCGCCGGACGCACCCGGGTCGAGGAGTGGCGCGAGCCCGAGCCGACGCAGCAGCCCGAGGAGGACATGTCGCCGCCTCGCCGGCACCCACCCGGCCGTGAGCCCGGGACGCCGCTCGGCATCACCCCCGCCGACGTGGAGCGCCGCAGCCATCTCGCCACCTGGCTCAGCGACGCCGGCTTCCCCGCCGACCCGGCCAAGCTGCTCGCCCACGCCGAGCACAAGAACGCTCCCGACGCCGTGATCGACGCCGTACGGCGGCTGCCCGAAATGACGTTCCACAACATCGCGGAGGTGGCGGAGGCACTCGGACTCGGGGTGGAACGCCAGCGCTGGTAG